The following are encoded together in the Capsulimonas corticalis genome:
- a CDS encoding peroxiredoxin encodes MAIAKVGQLAPQFTAPVFDPADGSRLGHNVSLSDYKGKWLVFFWYPLDFTHVCPTEITALSDRYEEFQELGTEILGASTDSVYSHKAWASTPRSANGIEGLAYPIISDMTHHVAEDYGVLITDKGIALRGLFIIDPEGVLQYATINNLNLGRSVDETLRVLQGLQTGGLCPSDWKPGQKTLKG; translated from the coding sequence ATGGCTATCGCCAAAGTGGGGCAGCTCGCGCCCCAGTTCACCGCACCTGTTTTCGATCCCGCCGACGGCTCACGCCTGGGACATAATGTTAGCCTCTCCGACTATAAGGGAAAGTGGCTCGTCTTCTTCTGGTACCCGCTCGATTTCACCCACGTGTGCCCGACCGAGATCACCGCGCTTTCCGACCGTTATGAAGAGTTCCAGGAACTCGGGACTGAGATCCTGGGCGCCAGCACGGACAGCGTCTACAGCCATAAGGCGTGGGCGTCGACTCCGCGTTCGGCCAACGGCATCGAAGGTCTTGCCTACCCGATCATCTCGGACATGACTCATCATGTCGCGGAAGATTACGGCGTGCTGATCACCGACAAGGGAATCGCCCTTCGCGGTCTGTTCATCATCGATCCGGAAGGCGTCCTTCAGTACGCCACGATCAACAACCTGAACCTGGGCCGCAGCGTCGATGAGACGCTCCGCGTGCTTCAGGGCCTCCAGACCGGCGGCCTCTGCCCCTCGGACTGGAAGCCCGGCCAGAAGACCCTGAAGGGTTAA
- a CDS encoding TlpA family protein disulfide reductase, with protein sequence MPLKSGTPMPSLDGATEWYNGEVTGESLAGKPTLVYFWAVSCYICKNNMPTIGEWKKQFAGQVNFVSVHMPRQESDTDLDAVKKIMAEFSIDEPVAVDGYHEIGERFQTQGYWPYYFLFDADGNLKSRAAGDVGLKSIEGTLNRLINPEPVAA encoded by the coding sequence ATGCCGTTAAAAAGCGGAACTCCCATGCCGAGCCTGGACGGCGCCACGGAGTGGTACAACGGGGAAGTCACCGGCGAGTCGCTCGCGGGAAAGCCGACCCTGGTCTACTTCTGGGCGGTCTCCTGCTACATCTGCAAAAACAATATGCCGACGATCGGTGAATGGAAAAAGCAGTTTGCCGGTCAGGTGAACTTCGTCTCCGTCCACATGCCGCGTCAAGAGTCGGATACGGACCTGGACGCCGTGAAGAAGATCATGGCGGAGTTCAGTATCGACGAACCGGTCGCGGTGGACGGCTACCATGAGATCGGCGAGCGGTTCCAAACCCAGGGCTACTGGCCGTACTACTTCCTGTTCGACGCCGACGGCAACCTCAAGAGCCGCGCCGCGGGCGATGTGGGTCTGAAATCAATCGAGGGCACCCTGAATCGATTGATCAACCCGGAACCCGTCGCCGCGTAA
- the metG gene encoding methionine--tRNA ligase — MADSKKFYLTTPIYYVNGVPHVGSATTTLVADALARYHRQRGEEVFFLTGTDENAQKVSDAAAKLGEETQAFVDRISNRFVETWKFLDISYDDFIRTTEPRHKEVVAEVFRRLRDRGDIYAGKYEGWYSVSDETFFRDSEVKDGVAIESGAKVERVTEDVYYFKLSAYGERLREYIHANPSFLQPDTRRNEVLAFIDEGLRDVAVSRRNTGWGIETPDDPSQVVYVWFDALINYLAATGWPGDTNWDTLWPADVHLVGKEIYVRFHATLWPAMLMGLDLPLPAHVLGHGWWLVGGEKGAKSKGNIPTPQEAVDYLVAASGATQGAAIDALRYYLIRDISFTGDAEFSLSTLVEHFNFQLANDLGNLLNRTLNMLKQYEDSVITEAAAATAESSVATLAQEVYREATDALESLNPGAALVATWKLIAAANKAIDTSAPWKRHKEGDKQGVIEALYEVLEANRIASVLIAPFMPYASARIREQLGLDPSVTPAWETASQWGLLATGTQTLEAQPIFPRINLKELNAKEASSKPSKEKKIVSETTPTPEATAAAATTPVTETAPATEAAAPAEVIDDTITIDDVIKLKLKVAEIKTAERIKGADKLLHLTIDVGEEAPRNLIAGIAESYAPEDLPGKKIVVIANLAPRKMRGVYSQGMLLAATDENGRAILLTPESEVGAGAEVR; from the coding sequence GTGGCAGACTCGAAGAAATTTTATCTCACGACCCCCATCTACTATGTCAACGGCGTGCCGCACGTCGGCTCCGCGACGACAACGCTGGTTGCGGACGCGCTGGCGCGTTACCATCGGCAGCGCGGGGAAGAGGTGTTCTTCCTGACGGGCACCGATGAAAACGCGCAGAAAGTCTCCGACGCCGCCGCGAAGCTGGGCGAGGAGACTCAGGCGTTCGTCGACCGGATTTCCAATCGATTTGTCGAGACCTGGAAGTTCCTGGACATCTCCTACGACGACTTCATCCGCACCACTGAGCCGCGCCATAAAGAGGTCGTCGCCGAGGTCTTCCGACGCCTGCGCGATCGCGGCGATATCTACGCCGGCAAGTACGAGGGCTGGTACTCGGTCTCCGATGAGACGTTCTTCCGCGACTCCGAGGTCAAGGACGGCGTCGCCATCGAAAGCGGCGCCAAAGTCGAGCGCGTGACGGAAGACGTCTACTATTTCAAGCTCTCGGCCTATGGCGAGCGCCTGCGCGAATATATCCACGCCAATCCCAGTTTCCTGCAGCCTGATACGCGCCGCAACGAAGTGCTGGCCTTTATCGACGAAGGTCTGCGCGATGTCGCCGTGTCCCGCCGCAACACCGGCTGGGGGATCGAAACGCCGGACGATCCGTCGCAGGTCGTTTATGTCTGGTTCGACGCCCTGATCAACTATCTGGCCGCCACGGGCTGGCCCGGCGATACCAACTGGGATACCCTGTGGCCCGCCGACGTCCATCTGGTCGGTAAGGAGATCTACGTCCGGTTCCACGCCACGCTCTGGCCGGCCATGCTGATGGGCCTGGACCTGCCGCTGCCCGCGCACGTCCTCGGACATGGCTGGTGGCTGGTCGGCGGCGAGAAGGGCGCGAAGTCCAAGGGCAATATCCCGACCCCGCAAGAGGCCGTGGATTACCTTGTCGCCGCGAGCGGCGCGACGCAGGGCGCGGCGATTGACGCGCTGCGTTATTATCTGATTCGCGACATCTCATTCACCGGCGACGCCGAGTTCTCGCTTTCGACCCTGGTCGAGCACTTCAATTTCCAGCTCGCCAATGACCTGGGCAACCTGCTGAACCGCACGCTGAACATGCTCAAGCAGTACGAAGACAGCGTCATTACCGAAGCCGCCGCCGCGACCGCCGAAAGCTCGGTCGCGACGCTCGCGCAGGAAGTTTACCGCGAAGCCACCGACGCGCTGGAGAGCTTAAACCCCGGCGCGGCGCTGGTCGCGACCTGGAAGCTGATCGCCGCCGCCAACAAGGCCATCGACACCTCCGCGCCCTGGAAACGTCACAAAGAAGGCGACAAGCAAGGCGTCATCGAAGCCCTCTACGAAGTGCTGGAAGCCAACCGCATCGCCAGCGTCCTGATCGCGCCGTTCATGCCCTACGCCTCCGCGCGAATCCGCGAGCAGCTGGGCCTGGATCCGAGCGTCACGCCCGCTTGGGAAACCGCGTCGCAGTGGGGCCTCCTCGCCACGGGAACGCAAACGCTGGAAGCGCAGCCGATCTTCCCGCGCATCAATTTGAAAGAGCTGAACGCCAAAGAAGCGAGCTCAAAACCATCGAAGGAAAAAAAAATCGTGAGTGAGACCACCCCGACGCCGGAAGCGACCGCAGCCGCCGCCACGACGCCCGTCACAGAAACCGCGCCCGCCACGGAAGCCGCCGCGCCCGCCGAAGTGATCGACGACACGATCACCATTGACGACGTCATCAAACTGAAGCTGAAGGTCGCTGAGATCAAAACCGCCGAGCGCATCAAAGGCGCGGACAAGCTCCTGCACCTGACAATCGACGTCGGCGAAGAAGCGCCGCGCAACCTCATCGCCGGCATCGCCGAAAGCTACGCACCCGAAGACCTGCCCGGCAAAAAGATCGTCGTCATCGCCAACCTCGCCCCGCGCAAAATGCGCGGCGTCTACTCCCAGGGCATGCTCCTCGCCGCCACCGACGAAAACGGCCGCGCGATCCTGCTGACCCCCGAATCCGAAGTCGGCGCCGGCGCCGAAGTGCGGTAG